Proteins co-encoded in one Gemmatimonadota bacterium genomic window:
- a CDS encoding acetylxylan esterase, whose protein sequence is MEHPEHSGAVRTYLDSLYADELRYVACRATDRESFFQWQEEARPVLQHLLGLESIGASLGDHTIQVQLGVAQDMGDYTLQPGVITTEPRFGLPFWYLQPKGDGPFPLAVLPHGHDKYGMDTYIGKSRDDDHRKKIEAEDRDVAVQAVKRGFAAIAPAARGTSTTAIPDINKRHGARDCRSQFMHALLAGRTATGERVWDVMRLIDWAQDIPEIDTSTILVMGNSGGGVITCYAAAVDPRITIAVPSCSFCTLVGTSGLIHHCDCNGVPGILRFGEIWDVAGLIAPRHLCIVNGKQDRLFPVPEVDRAVQGIARLYEVAGVPDHVEHHYGAAGHRFYSDLMWPFVEKVR, encoded by the coding sequence ATGGAACATCCCGAACACAGCGGTGCTGTTCGCACCTATCTCGATTCTCTTTATGCCGATGAACTGCGCTATGTCGCGTGTCGAGCAACTGATCGCGAATCTTTTTTTCAATGGCAAGAGGAGGCGCGCCCGGTGCTTCAGCATCTGTTGGGTCTCGAAAGTATTGGCGCGTCTCTGGGCGATCACACGATTCAGGTGCAACTCGGTGTAGCGCAAGATATGGGCGATTATACGTTGCAACCGGGTGTGATTACTACCGAACCGCGTTTTGGTTTGCCGTTCTGGTATCTTCAACCCAAAGGAGATGGGCCTTTCCCGCTCGCTGTTTTGCCCCATGGGCACGACAAATACGGGATGGATACGTATATTGGGAAATCGCGCGATGACGATCATCGCAAAAAGATTGAGGCCGAAGACCGAGATGTTGCTGTTCAGGCGGTTAAGCGCGGGTTTGCCGCCATTGCGCCCGCTGCACGCGGTACGAGTACTACGGCTATTCCCGATATTAACAAGCGCCACGGTGCCCGCGATTGCCGCAGCCAATTCATGCACGCTTTGCTCGCCGGGCGCACTGCGACTGGTGAGCGCGTCTGGGATGTGATGCGTCTTATTGATTGGGCACAGGATATTCCCGAGATTGATACATCTACGATTCTGGTTATGGGCAATTCGGGTGGTGGGGTGATTACCTGTTATGCCGCCGCAGTGGATCCCCGTATTACTATTGCTGTGCCGAGTTGCTCTTTTTGTACGCTTGTGGGCACCAGTGGTTTGATTCACCATTGCGATTGCAATGGCGTGCCCGGCATTTTGCGTTTTGGCGAGATCTGGGATGTTGCAGGTCTTATTGCCCCGCGCCATCTCTGTATTGTGAATGGGAAACAGGATAGGCTATTCCCCGTGCCCGAAGTCGATCGCGCGGTCCAGGGTATTGCGCGTCTCTACGAGGTCGCCGGTGTTCCCGACCACGTCGAACACCACTACGGCGCCGCGGGCCACCGCTTCTACAGCGATCTTATGTGGCCGTTTGTTGAAAAAGTGAGGTGA
- the hisN gene encoding histidinol-phosphatase, whose amino-acid sequence MADTLREVLDFATDAAWQAGRITLRYFQTGVEVEEKADESPVTAADKGAETKLRELIEARFPDDGIVGEEHEDKQGTTGRRWILDPIDGTKSFVHGVPLYGVMVGVEIEDKPAVGVVHFPALNEMICAASGLGCTWNGRPTRVSDISDIQDATVILTDSLHKHGRGEAMDRICSRAKLVRGWGDCYGHMLVATGRAEIMLDPIMSVWDCAALAPILEEAGGTFTTWSGEATIWGNEAVSTNGALFEEVMQLIKE is encoded by the coding sequence ATGGCAGACACACTGCGAGAAGTACTGGATTTTGCAACAGATGCCGCATGGCAAGCCGGACGCATCACACTGCGATATTTTCAGACCGGAGTCGAAGTAGAAGAAAAGGCGGATGAGTCACCTGTAACGGCCGCAGACAAAGGAGCTGAAACAAAATTGAGAGAATTGATAGAAGCGCGTTTTCCCGACGACGGCATTGTGGGAGAAGAGCACGAAGACAAACAAGGCACAACCGGACGGCGATGGATTTTAGACCCCATTGACGGCACAAAATCATTCGTACACGGCGTACCCCTCTACGGAGTAATGGTCGGCGTAGAGATCGAGGACAAACCCGCCGTTGGCGTCGTTCATTTTCCAGCACTCAATGAAATGATTTGTGCTGCCAGTGGATTGGGTTGTACGTGGAATGGTCGCCCCACGCGGGTATCTGACATATCGGACATTCAGGACGCCACCGTGATCTTGACCGATTCTCTGCATAAACACGGTCGGGGTGAAGCCATGGACCGGATCTGCTCACGCGCCAAACTCGTGCGCGGCTGGGGTGATTGTTATGGCCACATGCTCGTCGCAACCGGACGTGCAGAAATCATGCTCGACCCCATTATGAGCGTATGGGATTGCGCTGCCCTCGCGCCTATCTTAGAAGAAGCGGGCGGCACATTCACAACGTGGAGTGGCGAAGCGACCATCTGGGGCAACGAAGCCGTCAGCACAAACGGAGCGTTATTTGAAGAAGTAATGCAATTGATTAAAGAATAA
- a CDS encoding arylsulfatase, whose protein sequence is MKKPNIIVILVDDMGYSDLGSYGGEIRTPNLDRLSANGLRFTQSYNSARCCPSRASLLTGLYSHQAGIANFTGPDRTAEWGPAYLGRLNNNCVTLAEALKTAGYSTYGVGKWHVGDQVNPKDRGFDEYYGFIKGHSAPQWDPSYYHRYPETRTPELSFHDDAYYATEAFNDYAVEFIDQAQQKDNPYFLYFAHSAPHFPLHAPAETRDAYLDIYRRGWDVLRRERYARQQESGLATENWQFTPRSIVPIEENDAIANGYSGKQNPAWEDLPQDRQEDLAYRMAVFAAMIEHIDRGIGRIIDRLEETGELDNTLILFTSDNGACYEWGPFGFDERSRLGVTHLHTGEELKKIGGPGTYHSVGSAWSCLSNTPLRMYKHYNHEGGNCSPFIAHWPEGIAQPDRWVRTPMHLFDIMPTICEITGTEYPETHNGERIHPQEGTSLVPLFNAHSLPERSLCFDHFEASAIRRGKWKLLKGNTRYPNKNWELYDMEKDRCETSDLSAEHPELVKSLEREWTEWAVRVKVHPYHQEVTK, encoded by the coding sequence ATGAAAAAACCCAATATCATCGTCATTCTCGTAGATGACATGGGCTATTCGGATCTCGGCTCTTATGGTGGCGAGATCCGAACGCCCAACCTGGATCGCCTGTCGGCAAATGGCCTGCGATTCACGCAAAGTTACAACTCTGCCCGCTGTTGTCCCTCGCGGGCTTCGCTGCTCACAGGACTGTATTCCCATCAGGCTGGCATCGCCAATTTTACGGGACCTGATCGAACCGCCGAATGGGGACCGGCCTATTTGGGTCGGTTAAACAACAACTGCGTGACACTGGCAGAAGCCCTCAAAACCGCGGGCTACAGCACCTATGGCGTGGGAAAATGGCACGTTGGCGATCAAGTGAACCCAAAAGACCGGGGATTTGACGAATACTACGGATTCATCAAAGGTCACAGCGCACCGCAATGGGATCCGTCTTATTATCATCGCTATCCCGAAACTCGAACACCCGAACTTTCTTTTCATGACGATGCATACTACGCAACAGAAGCATTCAACGATTACGCCGTAGAATTTATCGACCAGGCGCAACAAAAAGACAACCCCTATTTCCTCTACTTCGCTCACTCAGCCCCCCATTTTCCCTTACATGCCCCAGCGGAAACCCGCGATGCATATCTCGATATTTACCGTCGCGGTTGGGATGTCTTGCGCCGTGAACGCTACGCACGCCAGCAAGAATCCGGCCTGGCAACAGAAAACTGGCAATTCACACCGCGTTCAATTGTCCCCATCGAAGAAAATGATGCCATCGCAAATGGGTACAGCGGCAAACAGAATCCCGCTTGGGAGGATCTCCCCCAGGACCGACAGGAAGACCTCGCCTACCGCATGGCGGTCTTTGCCGCCATGATCGAACATATCGATCGCGGCATAGGCAGAATCATTGACCGCCTGGAAGAAACAGGAGAACTGGACAACACACTCATCCTGTTTACAAGCGACAATGGCGCGTGTTACGAATGGGGACCTTTTGGATTTGACGAACGCAGCAGATTGGGCGTCACCCATCTCCACACGGGCGAAGAACTCAAAAAAATCGGTGGACCGGGCACGTATCACTCTGTGGGCAGCGCGTGGTCGTGCCTGAGCAACACCCCGTTGCGCATGTACAAACACTACAACCACGAAGGCGGAAATTGTAGCCCATTCATCGCCCACTGGCCCGAAGGGATTGCGCAACCCGACCGCTGGGTTCGCACTCCCATGCACCTGTTTGACATCATGCCGACTATATGCGAAATTACCGGAACTGAATATCCCGAAACACACAATGGGGAACGCATTCACCCGCAAGAAGGGACGAGCCTCGTACCCCTATTCAACGCACACAGCCTGCCCGAACGCAGCCTGTGTTTCGATCACTTTGAAGCCAGTGCCATACGCAGGGGAAAATGGAAATTGCTGAAAGGCAACACTCGATATCCCAACAAAAATTGGGAACTCTACGACATGGAAAAAGACCGCTGTGAAACCAGCGATCTATCAGCAGAACATCCCGAATTGGTAAAATCACTCGAACGAGAATGGACCGAATGGGCCGTGCGGGTTAAGGTACACCCTTACCACCAAGAAGTGACAAAATGA
- a CDS encoding ammonium transporter — protein MKRHSYIFASLMLVLGLPDLALADAHEQLNGSDTAWLLTSTALVLFMTIPGLALFYGGLVRAKNVLSVLMQCFALTAILSVVWVIIGYSLAFNTNGMTAGTTNLNSFIGGLGTAFLSGVTADSLSGTIPETVFITFQMTFFIITPALIVGAFAERMKFSAVLLFSVLWSIVVYAPICHMTWGGDGSFFGDMGVLDFAGGLVVHINAGVAALVACIVIGKRQGYPDAQILPHSLSLTVVGASMLWVGWFGFNAGSAVAADGAAGMAMLVTQISAAVATSTWMFIEWIKNGKPSILGAVTGTIAGLGAITPASGSVGPLGAIVIGLAAGAICFWASTTLKRKLGYDDSLDVFGVHGVGGIIGTLLCGIFVVKSLGGQGLAEGMTMGSQFTAQLIAVIITIVYCGVVSFILLKIVDAAVGLRVSQEEETGGLDIALHDERGYNY, from the coding sequence ATGAAACGCCACTCTTACATCTTTGCAAGCCTCATGCTCGTCTTAGGACTGCCAGACCTCGCGCTTGCCGACGCACACGAACAACTCAACGGCAGTGACACAGCCTGGCTACTCACCTCAACTGCCCTGGTACTATTTATGACCATCCCCGGTCTCGCCCTCTTTTACGGCGGCCTCGTACGCGCCAAAAACGTACTCTCCGTCCTCATGCAGTGCTTCGCGCTCACCGCAATATTGAGCGTCGTCTGGGTCATCATCGGCTATAGTCTCGCCTTCAACACCAATGGCATGACAGCAGGTACCACGAATCTCAACTCCTTCATCGGTGGTCTGGGCACCGCGTTCTTATCCGGTGTGACAGCCGATAGCCTATCTGGTACAATTCCAGAAACGGTCTTCATCACCTTTCAAATGACCTTCTTCATCATCACACCTGCGCTCATCGTCGGAGCTTTTGCCGAACGCATGAAATTTTCAGCCGTACTCTTATTCTCCGTACTCTGGAGCATTGTTGTTTACGCGCCCATCTGCCACATGACATGGGGTGGTGATGGTTCCTTCTTTGGCGACATGGGTGTACTCGACTTTGCGGGTGGGCTTGTTGTACACATCAACGCGGGTGTCGCAGCACTCGTCGCGTGTATTGTCATTGGCAAACGCCAGGGCTATCCCGACGCACAAATATTGCCTCACAGCCTCAGCCTTACGGTCGTTGGCGCATCCATGCTGTGGGTCGGCTGGTTCGGCTTTAATGCCGGAAGTGCCGTCGCTGCCGACGGCGCCGCAGGCATGGCCATGCTCGTCACGCAGATATCTGCCGCAGTCGCCACCTCCACCTGGATGTTTATCGAATGGATTAAAAACGGCAAACCCAGTATTTTAGGTGCGGTTACAGGCACCATCGCCGGATTGGGCGCCATTACACCAGCTTCGGGCAGCGTAGGTCCCCTAGGCGCAATTGTCATCGGCCTTGCTGCCGGTGCGATTTGCTTTTGGGCATCCACCACACTCAAACGCAAATTGGGCTACGACGACTCCCTCGACGTCTTTGGCGTCCACGGTGTGGGCGGCATTATTGGCACCCTGCTATGCGGTATTTTTGTCGTCAAAAGTCTGGGCGGTCAGGGATTGGCCGAAGGCATGACCATGGGCAGTCAATTCACCGCGCAACTGATCGCGGTCATTATCACCATCGTCTATTGCGGCGTGGTATCCTTCATCCTGCTCAAAATCGTTGACGCCGCCGTTGGCCTGCGCGTCTCGCAAGAAGAAGAAACCGGAGGACTCGATATTGCCCTCCACGACGAGCGCGGCTACAATTATTAA
- a CDS encoding P-II family nitrogen regulator produces the protein MKLITAVIQPHKLDDVRAALGDIGIQGMTVTEARGFGRQRGHREVYRGAEYIVDFLPKVKLEIAINDDETDRAIDAIEHAAKTGNVGDGKIFVTDLGQAVRIRTGETGPDAL, from the coding sequence ATGAAACTCATCACAGCAGTCATCCAGCCCCACAAGCTGGACGATGTGCGCGCAGCACTCGGCGACATCGGCATCCAGGGCATGACCGTCACCGAAGCGCGCGGCTTTGGACGCCAGAGAGGACACAGAGAAGTCTATCGCGGTGCCGAATACATCGTCGATTTTCTGCCCAAAGTCAAGCTGGAGATCGCCATCAATGACGATGAGACTGATCGCGCCATTGACGCGATAGAGCATGCAGCCAAAACCGGCAATGTAGGTGATGGGAAGATCTTTGTCACAGACTTGGGACAAGCTGTTCGCATTCGAACGGGCGAAACTGGACCCGACGCACTTTAG
- a CDS encoding D-2-hydroxyacid dehydrogenase — protein MKIVLHPPVDEDLCQQVRDTAPNAEVVMADNHNIIETVADAEIIFGNFSSEIVNAAPNLKWIQSTSAGMDKALIPEVANSDITICNASGVHAVQVAEHAWALTTALTRGLHVSFRHQLDHAWTRPPLADLLEATILIVGFGGIGQYYAQLAQGYDARLIALDIQGGDKPDYVEAIWDMDRLDEGLQIADVVFIAVPYTPETEKLINARTLSLMKNTAFLVNTARGPIVDEAALAEGLKNGEIAGAGLDVFEKEPLSPDSPLWDMENVIITPHAAGGSPNRHNRTIGFFCQNLKRYQAGEPLFNEVDKSLGYPKRDRRVK, from the coding sequence ATGAAAATTGTTTTACACCCCCCTGTCGATGAAGACCTTTGCCAACAAGTTCGAGACACGGCTCCCAACGCCGAAGTTGTCATGGCAGATAATCACAATATCATCGAAACTGTCGCAGATGCCGAAATCATATTTGGAAATTTTTCATCTGAAATTGTCAATGCAGCCCCCAATCTCAAATGGATTCAATCCACCAGCGCCGGCATGGACAAAGCCCTGATCCCCGAAGTCGCCAACAGCGACATCACAATATGCAATGCCAGCGGCGTCCATGCCGTTCAGGTCGCCGAACACGCCTGGGCACTCACCACCGCCCTCACGCGCGGGCTACACGTTTCTTTTCGCCATCAACTCGACCATGCCTGGACGCGCCCACCACTCGCCGACTTATTGGAAGCCACCATTCTCATCGTCGGATTTGGCGGCATTGGTCAATACTATGCACAACTCGCCCAGGGCTATGACGCGCGTCTGATTGCGCTGGATATCCAGGGCGGAGACAAACCCGATTACGTCGAAGCGATCTGGGACATGGACCGTCTGGACGAAGGTCTGCAAATAGCCGATGTCGTATTTATCGCCGTGCCGTACACGCCCGAAACCGAAAAACTCATCAATGCCCGCACCCTGAGCCTGATGAAAAACACCGCCTTTCTGGTCAACACTGCACGCGGTCCCATCGTCGATGAAGCCGCTCTGGCCGAAGGCCTCAAAAACGGCGAAATCGCCGGTGCTGGCCTGGACGTATTTGAAAAAGAACCCCTGTCTCCTGACAGCCCGCTCTGGGACATGGAAAATGTCATCATCACCCCACACGCTGCCGGCGGATCTCCCAATCGACACAACCGAACCATTGGATTCTTCTGCCAAAACCTGAAACGCTATCAGGCTGGCGAACCGCTCTTCAACGAAGTTGACAAATCCCTCGGATATCCAAAACGGGACCGGCGCGTCAAATGA